The proteins below are encoded in one region of Coffea eugenioides isolate CCC68of unplaced genomic scaffold, Ceug_1.0 ScVebR1_3373;HRSCAF=4577, whole genome shotgun sequence:
- the LOC113757850 gene encoding nucleolar and coiled-body phosphoprotein 1-like has product MVKIRGGSTSARQSFRLRDEDIEIVEPSTKAPKKKIVTRGGKVKQTAQRKRASPTAEPSDEQMEEQNSEGNTVGGNEEPEQATQDDETVTRSSGKRKRTAKRKSTPQSKKKQSADPSDDQQNEGNIAENQQTPEPSTRKSPRTRTVVQNVGSSATQTSKRKRSRKDPETVAESRRKNFHETPVTPKTPRDQSDYVSPFTIHPRKSASKSLSSNSEVISLLEDLKQHKEPRPEPTGPTTGTEATPTSSSQPKDKGKAPATEETYEEDDEETEEEVAPKQFRLIRRRPGSSKITI; this is encoded by the exons ATGGTTAAAATCAGAGGAGGATCTACTAGTGCCAGACAGTCTTTTAGACTTAGAGATGAGGACATTGAAATTGTGGAACCGTCTACCAAAGCACCTAAAAAGAAGATTGTGACCCGTGGTGGTAAAGTGAAGCAAACTGCCCAAAGAAAAAGGGCTTCTCCAACTGCTGAACCATCTGATGAGCAGATGGAAGAGCAGAACTCTGAAGGAAACACAGTTGGTGGAAATGAGGAACCAGAACAGGCTACCCAGGATGATGAAACTGTCACAAGGTCATCTGGTAAAAGGAAAAGAACTGCAAAAAGGAAGAGCACTCCCCAATCCAAGAAAAAGCAATCTGCTGATCCCTCTGATGATCAGCAGAATGAAGGAAACATTGCTGAAAATCAGCAAACACCTGAACCCTCCACCAGGAAATCTCCAAGGACAAGGACTGTGGTTCAAAATGTTGGGTCATCTGCCACACAAACCTCGAAAAGGAAACGTTCTAGGAAGGATCCa GAGACTGTGGCTGAGTCTAGAAGGAAAAACTTTCATGAAACCCCTGTCACTCCTAAGACTCCTCGTGATCAGTCAGACTATGTCTCTCCtttcaccattcatcctagAAAGTCTGCCAGCAAGTCCCTCTCTTCCAATTCTGAGGTCATCTCCTTGCTTGAAgacctcaaacagcat AAAGAGCCAAGACCTGAGCCCACAGGGCCAACTACTGGTACTGAGGCCACACCAACTTCCAGCTCTCAGCCCaaggataaaggcaaggctccaGCTACTGAGGAGACATATGAAGAAGACgatgaagaaactgaggaagaaGTGGCTCCTAAACAGTTTCGTCTGATCAGGAGGAGGCctggatcatctaaaatcacTATCTAG